ATTGCCGACTTCGCCCACGGCTTCGACTGCGACGGTGAAGAGATTACGGCCGCGGTTGTGGGGCAGGTGGTAGTGGCGGACAATGTTTTCCACCACCACGATGGCGTCATCCACGAGGATGCCGATGGAGAAAATCAGCGCAAAGAGCGTGATACGATTCAGCGTGAAGCCGTAGAGGTAAAAAACCAGGAGGGTGAGGGCCAGGGTGCTGGGGATGGCCAGGGCCACGATGCCTGACTCGCGCCAGCCGAGCACCACCATGATGAGCAGGGAGACACTGACCACGGCGATGGCCATGTGGAAGAGCAGCTCGTTGGATTTTTCGGCGGCGGTTTCGCCGTAGTGGCGGGTGATGGAAATGTCCACATCGGCCGGGATGACGGTGCCTTTGAGGGTGTCCACTTTGCGCAGCACTTCTTTGGCGACATCAATGGCGTTGGCGCCGGGGCGTTTGGCGACGGTCAGCGTGACGGCCGGCTCCTCGCGGCCCAGGACGCCGCGGGCGGCGCCGCGGCCGAAGAAAACGTATTGGGAAGGCTCCTCGGGGCCGTCGAGGATGTCGGCGACTTCGCGCAAATAGACGGGCCGGCCCTGGAAGACGCCGACGACAATCTGGCCCACTTCTTCGGCGCGGGTGAGGAAGCCGCCGGTTTCGATGGCGATTTCGCGGTTGTCGCTGGTGAGGCCGCCGGCGGCGTATTGGCGGTTGGCCTGCTGGAGCATGGGGATGAGGCCGGCGGCGCTGAGGTTGCGGGAGGCGAGTTTGACAGGGTCCAGTTGGACGCGGACCTGGCGGCGGGCGCCGCCGATGAGCATGGTTTCCGCCACCATGGGCACCTGCTTGACAGCGTCGTCCACCTGGGCCGCCAGCCGCCGGAGGGTGAGGTGGTCGTGGTTGGGGCTGTGGAGGGTCAGGGCGAGGATGGGGACGTCATCAATGCTCTTGGGTTTGATGAGCGGGAAGGAGACGCCGTGGGGGATGCGGTCGAAGTTCTGCTGCAATTTCTGGTTCAACTTGACGAGACTGTCCTCGATGTCCTCGCCGACTTTGAAGCGCACGATGACGAGGCTTTCGCCGGGGCGGGAGATGGAGTAGATGTATTCCACGCCGGCGATTTCCCAGAGGAGTTTTTCCATGGGGCGGGTGACGCGCTCCTCCAGCTCCTTGGCGCTGGAGCCGGGCATGGAGACCATGACGTCCACCATGGGCACCTTGATTTGCGGTTCTTCTTCGCGGGGCAATTTAAGCACCGCGCCCACGCCCAGCAGGATGGAGGTGAGGATGATGAGCGGGGTGAGTTTGGAATCAATGAACGCCCGCGCAACGGTTCCCGCCACGCCCAGGTGGGCGGGAGCTTCAGCACCGGAGTTGGGATGGGATGAGGCCATGGCTTGAGAAGGTTGGAAATCCCCGCTGACCCTGGTTGTGCTTGGGCTAGCGGACGGTCAGGGGTTGGCCGTCCACCAATTGCAACGCGCCCTCGACCACCACGATTTCATTGGTGCGGACGCCGGAGACGAGCTCTACTTCGCCATCCAGGCGTTTGCCGGTTTTGACGAGGCGCAACTGGGCCTTGCCGTTGGCGGCGACAAAGACCATTTCCATCTGGCCGCGCACCACGAGGGCGGAAGCGGGCACGCGCAGGGTGGTGGTCTGGCCCACCGGCACGGCGGCGCGGCCAAAGAGGCCGGAGCGCAGGCCGGGGGTGCGGGGCAAATCAAGTTTGACGCGGAAGGTGCGGCTGCCGGCGTCGGCGACGGGGTCCATTTCGCCCACGACGCCTTCCAGGGGGCCGGGGAGGGTGGAGATATGGACGCGGAGGCGGTCGCCGAGTTTGACGCGGTCAATGAGGGCCTCCGGCACATCGGCTTCCAGGCGCAACTGATGGGGGTCTTCCATTTCGAGCAGCGGCGTGCCGGGAGCGGCGAGGTCGCCGACATCGGAAAGTTTGCGGGTGATGAGGCCGTTAAAGGGCGCGGTGACCCTGGCAAAGCTGAGCGTGGTTTCGATTTCCTGCACATTGGCGGCGGCCACGCCGGCTTGCATGGTGGCGCGGTCCAACTCGGCCTGGGGCGCGGTGCCTTCGGCCACCAGGCGTTGCATGCGTTTCAAATCGGCCTCGGCCTGGACGCGCACGGCCTGGGCTTGGAGTAGGCGGGCTTGAATTTCGCGGGCGTCAATGCGGACGAGCAACTGGCCCTGGGTGACGGTCTGGCCGGGGGCGACGAGGAGGTCTTCCACGCGTCCGCTGATTTTGGGGGAGATGGTGGCGCGGAGTTTGGGGCGCACCGTGCCCACCACTTCTTCGGTGGCCACATAGACGCGGGCGGCCACCGGCTGGACCTTGACGGTGGCGGCCGGGAGGTTTTCCGGCGGGGGCGGGGCCGGAGGTTGATGGCAGCCTGCGGTCCCCAGCAGGGCCAGGGCTGCGCCCGCCGTGAACAGGATATTCCTCATAACCCGTGTGTTTTGGTTGCGGTTGTGCTGGCTGGTGCCTTTCATGAGACGACTTTATTCAAACATTTTGGGGCCAAAATGAAAACATTGATTTTCGGGCCATTGGCCACCATCCGCGCCTGCCTGGCCCCTGGTCAGGCTCGTTTCCTGCCTCGCCTTCCCGGCCGGGCCGGCGGACCGGCGTGGGGAATTATTTGCGGGCGGAGAGGTAAAAAATCAGGCCCATGATGGCGCCGTAGAGGGCGCCGCGCCACCAGGTGGAGGTCAGGGGGCAGGCGCCGGAGGAGCATTGGCCGAAATAGCCCATGACTGCGCCCAGCCCCGCCCCGATGCCCATGCTTAAGACGGCTTGCAGCATGTGTCATTGGTGGGTTTGCAGCAAGGGCCGCCCTGGCCGATGCCAAGTTTTTTGAAGAT
This is a stretch of genomic DNA from Fontisphaera persica. It encodes these proteins:
- a CDS encoding efflux RND transporter periplasmic adaptor subunit, giving the protein MRNILFTAGAALALLGTAGCHQPPAPPPPENLPAATVKVQPVAARVYVATEEVVGTVRPKLRATISPKISGRVEDLLVAPGQTVTQGQLLVRIDAREIQARLLQAQAVRVQAEADLKRMQRLVAEGTAPQAELDRATMQAGVAAANVQEIETTLSFARVTAPFNGLITRKLSDVGDLAAPGTPLLEMEDPHQLRLEADVPEALIDRVKLGDRLRVHISTLPGPLEGVVGEMDPVADAGSRTFRVKLDLPRTPGLRSGLFGRAAVPVGQTTTLRVPASALVVRGQMEMVFVAANGKAQLRLVKTGKRLDGEVELVSGVRTNEIVVVEGALQLVDGQPLTVR
- a CDS encoding DUF6132 family protein: MLQAVLSMGIGAGLGAVMGYFGQCSSGACPLTSTWWRGALYGAIMGLIFYLSARK